The bacterium genome has a window encoding:
- the ispD gene encoding 2-C-methyl-D-erythritol 4-phosphate cytidylyltransferase has product MNITAIIAAAGSGTRYSNNKNKLFEDLGGIPVIVHTLKKISAVKKINSIIICTSAGLVGEIEKLVNEYNILKVKKIIPGGKTRQESVFLGLLNLEKSNPDFVLIHDGARPLISEEIIKNSIEIAAEKGAAVVAVPVKDTIKKVNTKTQEIIGTLKRDELWSIQTPQVFKFKEILEAHEVFKGQDFTDDSALLEELKIPVNIVMGSYKNIKITTEEDLKIAGSLIE; this is encoded by the coding sequence AATAAAAACAAGCTTTTTGAAGATTTAGGCGGCATTCCTGTTATTGTTCATACCCTTAAAAAAATTTCTGCCGTAAAAAAAATAAACAGTATTATAATCTGTACTTCGGCAGGTTTGGTTGGCGAAATAGAAAAATTGGTAAATGAATATAATATTTTAAAAGTTAAAAAAATTATTCCCGGCGGAAAAACACGGCAGGAATCTGTTTTTTTAGGGTTACTTAATCTCGAAAAATCAAATCCTGATTTTGTTTTAATACATGATGGGGCAAGACCTTTGATTTCGGAGGAAATTATAAAAAATTCAATAGAGATAGCCGCTGAAAAAGGTGCTGCTGTTGTAGCAGTGCCTGTAAAAGACACAATTAAAAAAGTAAATACTAAAACCCAAGAAATTATAGGGACTTTAAAACGTGATGAACTGTGGAGTATCCAAACTCCGCAGGTTTTTAAATTTAAAGAAATTTTAGAAGCGCATGAAGTTTTCAAAGGGCAGGATTTTACCGATGACAGCGCACTGTTAGAAGAGTTGAAAATCCCTGTGAATATTGTTATGGGAAGTTATAAAAACATTAAAATAACTACCGAAGAAGACCTTAAAATTGCCGGAAGTTTGATTGAATAA
- the acpS gene encoding holo-ACP synthase: MKIFLGNDICEINRIQAAFDKFGGKFLEKTFTENEIKYCLSSPKNTASRLSVRFATKEAVSKALGVGIKRLGWSKGINWKDVESVRDANGALTIKLFGRAKELEQQFKITKWEVSVSHSHTDAISTVIGYKE, encoded by the coding sequence ATGAAAATTTTTCTCGGTAACGATATATGTGAAATTAACAGAATTCAAGCTGCTTTTGACAAATTTGGGGGAAAATTTCTTGAAAAAACTTTTACAGAAAATGAAATAAAATACTGCCTTTCAAGCCCTAAAAATACCGCTTCAAGACTTTCTGTAAGATTTGCCACAAAAGAAGCTGTTTCAAAAGCACTTGGTGTAGGAATTAAAAGACTCGGCTGGAGCAAAGGCATAAACTGGAAAGATGTAGAATCCGTAAGAGATGCCAACGGGGCTTTAACTATAAAGCTTTTTGGACGAGCAAAGGAGCTTGAACAGCAATTTAAAATTACAAAATGGGAAGTAAGTGTTTCTCATAGTCATACTGATGCAATTTCTACCGTTATCGGATATAAAGAATAA